The Pangasianodon hypophthalmus isolate fPanHyp1 chromosome 5, fPanHyp1.pri, whole genome shotgun sequence genome includes a window with the following:
- the usp9 gene encoding probable ubiquitin carboxyl-terminal hydrolase FAF-X isoform X4, whose protein sequence is MTATTRGSPMGGNESQEQGQAPDGQSQPPLPQNQTSTPTSSNENSPVSPPDEQVQGDCTGQLEEEEEPAFPHTDLAKLDDMINRPRWVVPVLPKGELEVLLEAAIDLCKKGLDVKCEACQRFFRDGLTISFTKILTDEAVSGWKFEIHRCIINNTHRLMELCVTKLSQDWFPLLELLAMATNPHCKFHIYNGTRPSETVPAGVQLAEDELFARPPDPRSPKGWLVDLINKFGTLNGFQILHDRFMSGQALNVQIIAALIKPFGQCYEFLTLHTVKKYFLPVIEMVPQFLENLTDEELKKEAKNEAKNDALSMIIKSLKNLASRVPGQEETVKNMEIFRLKMILRLLQISSFNGKMNALNEVNKVISSVSYYTHRHGNPEEAEWLTAERMAEWIQQNNILSIVLRDSLHQPQYVEKLEKILRFVIKEKALTLQDLDNIWAAQAGKHEAIVKNVHDLLAKLAWDFSPEQLDHLFDCFKESWTNASKKQREKLLELIRRLAEDDKDGVMAHKVLNLLWNLAHSDDVPVDIMDQALSAHIKILDYSCSQDRDTQKIQWIDRFIEELRSNDKWVIPALKQIREICSLFGEAPQNLRKKIRINLTSLVSQTQRSPHVFYRHDLINQLQHNHALVTLVAENLSAYMENMRQFSKEHTDFDPQTVRPGSRYSHVQEVQERLNFLRFLLKDGQLWLCAPQAKQIWKCLAENAVFLCDREACFKWYSKLMGDEPDLDPDINKDFFENNVLQLDPSLLTENGMKCFERFFKAVNCREGKLVAKRRVYMMDDLELIGLDYLWRVVIQGSDDIANRAIDLLKEIYTNLGPKLQANQVEIHEDFIQSCFDRLKASYDTLCVLDGDKDSINCARQEAIRMVRVLTVLREYITECDSDYHEERTILPMSRAFRGKHITLIVRFPNQGRQVDDLDIWSHTNDTIGSVRRCILNRIKANSAHTKIELFIGGDIIDPADDRKLIGQLNLKDKTLITAKLTQVSANMPSSPDSSSDSSTGSPGNHGNHYSDGPNPEVESCLPGVIMSLHLRYISFLWQVADLGCNLNMPLLRDGARVLMKLMPPDNTTVENLRAICLDHAKLGESSLSPTLDSRFFGPSPSQVLYLIEVVYALLMPASGTLGEDASDFQYNFLRSGGLPLVLSMLTRNNFLPNADMETRRGAYLNALKIAKLLLTAVGFGHVKAVAEACQPVAEGNIPVSPINQATHDQALVLQSALQNIPNPSAECMLRNVAIRLAQQISDEASKYIPDIGVIRAVQKIVWASGCGSIQLVFSSIEDISNIYEKTNAGNEPDAEDEQVCCEALEVMTLCFALIPTALDALSKEKAWQTFIIDLLLHCQSKSVRQMAQEQFFLMATRCCMGHRPLLFFITLLFTVLGSTAKERAKHAGDYFTLLRHLLNYAYNSNINLPNAEVLLNNEIDWLKRIKDEVKRTGETGVEETILEGHIGVTKELLAFQTAEKKYYIGCEKGGANLIKELIDDFIFPASNVYLQYMKTGEFPPEQAIPVCSTPATITAGFELLVALAVGCMRNLRQIVDTLTDMYYSGCEALTEWEYLPPVGPRPTKGFVGLKNAGATCYMNSVIQQLYMIPPIRNGILAIEGTGSDVDDDMSGDEKQDNESNVDPRDEVFSYHHQFDDKPSLSKSEDRKEYNIGVLRHLQVIFGHLASSRLQYYVPRGFWKQFRLWGEPVNLREQHDALEFFNSLVDSLDEALKALGHPPMLSKVLGGSFADQKICQGCPHRYECEESFTTLNVDIRNHQNLLDSMEQYVKGDLLEGANAYHCEKCNKKVDTVKRLLIKKLPPVLAIQLKRFDYDWERECAIKFNDYFEFPRELDMEPYTVAGVAKLEGSDVHPENQVIQQNEPSEPEAPCSSRYRLVGVLVHSGQASGGHYYSYIIQRNGSGSEGETNRWYKFDDGDVTECKMDDDEEMKNQCFGGEYMGEVFDHMMKRMSYRRQKRWWNAYILFYERMDSLDKDGELVKYISELSVSSKPHQVKMPPAIECSVRKQNVQFMHSRMQYSLEYFQFIKKLLTCNSVYLNPPPGQDHLLPEAEEMAKISIQLAARFLFSTGFHTKKAVRGPASDWYDALCILLRHSKNVRCWFAHSALFSYPNRFSEYLLECPSAEVRGAFSKLIVFIAHFSLQDGPYPSPVASPGPSSQGCDNLSLSDHLLRAVLNLLRREVSEHGRHLQQYFNLFVMYANLGLAEKTQLLKLGVPATFMLVALDEGPGPPIKYQYAELGKLYTVVSQLVRCCDVTSRMQSSINGNPPLANPYGDPSLTQPIMPLHQLVAEILFVRTSYVKKIIEDCSNSEETIKLLRFCCWENPQFSSTVLSELLWQVAYSYTYELRPYLDLLLQILLVEDSWQTHRIHNVLKGIPDDRDGLFDTIQRSKNHYQKRAYQCIKCMVALFSNCSVAYQILQSNGDLKRKWTWAVEWLGDELERRPYTGNAQYTYNNWSPPVQSNETSNGYFLERSHSARMTLAKACELCPEECHLTKHEVVSEEDAGRKLSSPQQLLPGEVTGQQQHTEQDEQEAPDDQDSSPPEDTSLYPHSPGTQYQQQNNLPHGQPYTGPAAQHMNNPQRPGPRAQENWEPPEEVPPAQTKE, encoded by the exons GACTCGATGTCAAGTGCGAAGCCTGCCAGAGATTTTTCCGTGATGGTTTGACAATATCTTTCACCAAAATACTGACCGATGAGGCTGTCAGTGGATGGAAATTTGAAATCCAT agGTGCATAATCAACAACACCCATCGTCTAATGGAACTGTGTGTGACCAAGCTCTCTCAGGACTGGTTTCCTCTTCTAGAGCTCTTGGCCATGGCCACAAACCCCCACTGCAAGTTTCACATTTACAACGGTACCCGGCCCTCAGAGACTGTGCCTGCTGGGGTGCAGCTGGCTGAAGATGAGCTCTTTGCTCGCCCGCCTGACCCTCGCTCTCCCAAG GGCTGGTTGGTggatttaataaacaaatttggCACATTAAACGGGTTTCAAATTCTGCATGATCGATTCATGAGTGGTCAAGCTCTGAACGTTCAGATCATCGCCGCACTCATCAA GCCTTTTGGGCAGTGCTACGAGTTTCTCACATTGCACACGGTGAAGAAGTACTTCCTTCCTGTTATAGAAATGGTTCCCCAGTTTCTAGAAAACCTTACTGATGAGGAGCTGAAAAAAGAAGCCAAGAATGAAGCCAAAAATGATGCTCTGTCTATGATAATCAAGTCATTGAAGAACCTGGCTTCACGAGTACCAGGGCAAGAGGAAACAGTGAAGAATATGGAGATTTTTAGGTTAAAAATGATTCTTAG GTTATTGCAAATTTCTTCTTTTAATGGCAAAATGAATGCACTAAATGAAGTAAATAAGGTGATCTCAAGTGTCTCGTACTACACACATCGTCACGGCAACCCAGAAGAGGCAGAGTGGCTCACGGCGGAGCGCATGGCA GAGTGGATTCagcaaaacaatattttgtccATTGTGCTGCGGGATAGCCTTCATCAGCCCCAGTATGTGGAGAAACTAGAGAAGATCCTGCGCTTTGTCATTAAGGAGAAAGCTCTTACACTTCAGGATCTGGACAATATTTGGGCTGCCCAG GCTGGGAAGCACGAGGCTATTGTCAAGAATGTTCATGATCTCCTTGCAAAATTGGCATGGGATTTCTCACCTGAACAACTAGACCATCTTTTTGACTGTTTTAAG GAAAGCTGGACAAATGCGAGTAAAAAGCAACGGGAGAAGTTACTGGAACTAATTCGTAGGCTGGCAGAAGATGATAAAGATGGTGTGATGGCACACAAAGTGCTCAATCTGCTGTGGAACTTGGCCCATAGTGATGATGTTCCTGTGGATATCATGGACCAGGCCCTCAGTGCTCATATCAAGATCTTGGACTACAGCTGTTCCCAG gATAGGGATACCCAGAAGATCCAGTGGATAGATCGCTTCATTGAAGAGTTGCGATCAAATGATAAATGGGTAATCCCTGCACTGAAGCAAATTCGAGAGATCTGCAGTCTGTTTGGAGAGGCTCCTCAAAATCTCAG AAAGAAAATACGTATTAACTTAACAAGCTTAGTAAG TCAAACACAGAGGAGCCCACATGTTTTTTATCGCCATGACCTTATTAACCAACTCCAGCACAATCATGCACTGGTCACTCTTGTAGCTGAGAATCTGTCTGCATACATGGAGAATATGAGACAGTTCTCGAAAG AGCACACAGACTTTGACCCTCAGACGGTCAGGCCTGGAAGTCGATACAGTCATGTGCAGGAGGTGCAGGAGCGTCTGAACTTTCTGAG GTTCTTGCTGAAGGATGGGCAGCTGTGGCTCTGTGCCCCTCAGGCCAAACAGATCTGGAAGTGCCTGGCAGAGAATGCGGTGTTCCTGTGCGATCGTGAAGCCTGCTTCAAGTGGTACTCCAAACTAATGGGGGACGAGCCGGACCTTGACCCCGACATCAACAAGGACTTTTTTGAGAACAATGTGCTCCAGCTGGATCCTTCTCTGCTGACTGAAAACGGCATGAAATGCTTTGAGCGCTTCTTTAAAGCAGTGAACTGCAGAGAGGGCAAGCTGGTGGCCAAGCGCAGAGTGTATATGATGGATGACCTGGAACTGATTGGACTGGATTACCTGTGGAGG GTTGTAATCCAAGGAAGTGATGACATTGCCAACCGAGCAATTGATTTGCTTAAAGAGATTTATACAAACCTTGGCCCAAAATTACAAGCCAATCAG GTGGAGATCCATGAAGATTTTATTCAGTCTTGCTTTGACCGGCTCAAAGCCTCCTATGACACGCTGTGTGTGCTGGATGGAGATAAGGACAGCATTAACTGTGCCAGGCAGGAGGCCATCCGCATGGTGCGCGTTCTCACTGTGCTCAGGGAGTACATTACGGAATGTGACAGTGACTACCACGAGGAGAGGACTATCTTGCCAATGTCCAG agcATTTCGTGGGAAGCACATCACCCTCATTGTGCGATTTCCAAACCAAGGTCGGCAGGTGGATGATCTGGACATCTGGTCCCACACCAACGACACCATCGGTTCTGTGAGACGCTGCATTCTCAATCGAATAAAGGCTAACAGCGCACACACCAAGATTGAGCTCTTCATCGGCGGGGACATCATTGATCCTGCTGATGACAGGAAGTTGATTGGGCAACTCAATCTCAAAGACAAAACA CTTATCACAGCCAAGCTCACCCAGGTCAGTGCCAATATGCCTTCAAGCCCAGACAGCTCCTCTGACTCTTCCACCGGCTCCCCGGGGAACCATGGCAACCACTATAGCGATGGACCAAACCCTGAAGTTGAGAGCTGTCTTCCTGGAGTG ATAATGTCCCTGCACTTGCGCTATATCTCTTTCTTGTGGCAAGTTGCTGACCTGGGCTGTAATCTCAACATGCCTCTTCTGCGAGATGGCGCTCGGGTTCTTATGAAGCTCATGCCTCCAG ATAACACTACAGTGGAAAACCTGCGAGCCATCTGTTTGGATCATGCCAAACTCGGAGAAAGCAGCCTTAGCCCCACTCTGGACTCCCGCTTCTTTGGTCCATCACCTTCACAAGTCCTTTACTTGATAGAG GTGGTTTATGCCTTACTGATGCCAGCTAGTGGCACACTGGGAGAGGATGCTAGTGACTTCCAGTACAACTTCTTGAGGAGTGGCGGCCTACCTTTGGTCTTGAGCATGCTGACCCGAAATAATTTCCTCCCAAATGCTGACATGGAGACGCGCCGAGGAGCCTATCTCAATGCACTAAAAATAGCCAAGCTCCTGCTTACAGCGGTGGGCTTTGGTCATGTGAAGGCTGTGGCTGAAGCCTGCCAGCCTGTGGCTGAGGGGAACATCCCAGTGTCACCT ATAAACCAGGCCACTCATGACCAGGCGCTGGTGCTTCAGAGCGCCCTGCAAAACATCCCAAATCCCTCAGCAGAGTGCATGCTGCGCAATGTGGCCATCCGTCTGGCTCAGCAGATCTCTGATGAG GCCTCTAAGTATATCCCAGACATCGGTGTGATCAGAGCAGTTCAGAAGATTGTCTGGGCCTCTGGTTGTGGGTCTATTCAACTTGTCTTCAGTTCCATTGAGGACATCAGCAACATCTATGAGAAG ACTAATGCAGGGAATGAGCCAGATGCAGAGGATGAGCAGGTGTGCTGTGAGGCATTGGAGGTCATGACCCTTTGCTTTGCCCTTATCCCGACTGCGCTAGATGCACTTAGCAAAGAGAAGGCCTGGCAGACCTTCATCATTGATTTACTGTTGCACTGTCAGAGCAA ATCTGTTCGCCAAATGGCCCAAGAACAGTTCTTCCTCATGGCCACTAGATGTTGCATGGGTCACAGGCCTCTCCTGTTCTTTATTACTCTCCTCTTCACAGTTTTAGGT AGCACTGCAAAAGAACGAGCCAAGCACGCTGGTGATTATTTCACCCTCTTGAGGCACTTGCTCAACTACGCATATAATAGCAATATCAACCTCCCCAATGCAGAAGTTCTACTCAACAATGAGATTGATTGGTTGAAAAGGATCAAG gacgAGGTTAAGCGAACTGGAGAGACAGGGGTGGAAGAGACCATATTAGAGGGTCATATTGGTGTCACAAAGGAGCTACTGGCTTTCCAGACAGCAGAAAAGAAGTATTATATAGGTTGTGAAAAGGGGGGAGCCAACCTCATCAAG gagCTGATAGATGACTTCATCTTCCCAGCCTCTAATGTCTACCTGCAGTATATGAAGACTGGAGAGTTCCCCCCTGAGCAGGCCATACCTGTGTGTAGCACTCCTGCCACCATCACAGCTGGCTTTGAACTCCTGGTCGCGCTTGCTGTTGGATGTATGCGCAATCTCAGACAGATTGTTGACACCCTAACTGACATGTACTACTCAG GTTGTGAGGCACTTACAGAATGGGAGTACTTGCCACCAGTGGGCCCGAGGCCCACTAAAGGCTTTGTGGGGCTGAAGAATGCAGGTGCTACTTGCTATATGAACTCAGTCATCCAACAGCTCTACATGATCCCACCCATCAGAAATGGCATTTTGGCTATTGAGGGCACAGGCAGTGATGTGGATGATGACATGTCTGGGGATGAGAAACAAGATAATGAG AGCAATGTCGATCCACGTGATGAGGTCTTCAGTTATCACCACCAATTTGATGACAAGCCATCACTCAgtaaatcagaggacaggaaaGAGTACAACATTGGGGTTCTGCGTCACCTGCAGGTGATCTTTGGACATCTTGCTTCTTCCAGACTGCAGTACTATGTTCCCAGAGGCTTTTGGAAACAGTTTAG GTTGTGGGGCGAGCCAGTGAATCTGAGAGAACAACATGATGCCCTGGAGTTCTTCAACTCACTTGTAGATAGTTTAGACGAGGCTTTAAAAGCACTGGGCCATCCTCCCATGCTGAGTAAAGTGCTTGGCGGTTCCTTTGCTGATCAGAAGATCTGTCAGGGATGCCCTCATAG GTATGAATGTGAGGAATCCTTTACAACACTGAATGTAGATATCAGAAATCATCAGAATCTGCTTGATTCCATGGAGCAGTATGTGAAGGGTGACTTGCTTGAGGGTGCTAATGCCTACCACTGTGAAAAATGCAACAAGAAA GTGGACACAGTGAAGCGCTTGCTCATTAAGAAGCTGCCTCCAGTACTGGCCATCCAGTTGAAGCGATTTGATTATGACTGGGAACGGGAATGTGCTATTAAATTTAATGATTACTTTGAGTTTCCCCGGGAACTAGACATGGAGCCCTATACAGTAGCAGGAGTAGCCAAGCTGGAAGGCTCTGATGTCCACCCTGAGAATCAG GTCATCCAGCAGAATGAACCCTCGGAGCCAGAGGCACCATGCAGCTCACGCTATAGGCTTGTGGGTGTGCTGGTGCACTCAGGCCAGGCCAGTGGTGGTCACTACTACTCTTACATCATCCAGAGGAACGGCAGTGGCAGCGAGGGTGAAACCAATCGCTGGTACAAGTTTGACGATGGCGATGTCACAGAGTGCAAGATGGATGATGACGAGGAGATGAAGAACCAGTgctttggtggagaatacatggGCGAAGTGTTCGACCACATGATGAAGCGCATGTCCTACCGGAGGCAGAAGCGCTGGTGGAACGCCTACATCCTGTTCTATGAGCGCATGGACTCACTGGACAAGGATGGTGAGCTAGTGAAGTACATCTCCGAGCTGTCAGTAAGCAGCAAGCCCCACCAGGTCAAGATGCCACCAGCCATTGAGTGCAGCGTACGCAAGCAGAATGTGCAGTTCATGCACAGCCGCATGCAGTACAGCCTGGAGTACTTTCAGTTCATCAAGAAACTCCTAACCTGTAATAGTGTCTATCTGAACCCACCACCAG gACAAGACCATCTTTTGCCTGAAGCGGAAGAAATGGCTAAGATTAGCATTCAGCTCGCTGCTCGATTCCTCTTCAGCACAGGATTTCATACCAAGAAAGCTGTCCGTGGCCCAGCCAGTGATTG GTATGATGCCCTGTGCATCCTCCTTCGACACAGCAAGAATGTACGCTGCTGGTTTGCACACAGCGCCCTATTTTCCTACCCAAACCGCTTCTCGGAGTACCTGCTCGAGTGCCCTAGTGCTGAGGTGCGGGGGGCCTTCTCCAAGCTCATTGTATTTATTGCACATTTCTCTCTGCAAGATGGACCTTACCCATCACCTGTTGCCTCACCCGGACCATCCAGTCAG GGCTGTGATAATCTGAGCCTAAGTGACCACTTGTTACGTGCTGTGCTCAACCTGTTACGGAGAGAGGTGTCGGAGCATGGCCGTCACCTGCAGCAGTACTTCAACCTCTTTGTCATGTACGCCAACCTAG GTTTGGCAGAGAAGACACAGCTATTGAAGCTTGGTGTGCCAGCCACCTTCATGCTGGTGGCTCTGGATGAGGGCCCAGGCCCACCCATTAAGTACCAATATGCTGAGCTGGGGAAGCTGTACACAGTGGTGTCGCAGCTGGTGCGTTGCTGCGATGTAACCTCCCGTATGCAGTCCTCAATAAATG GCAACCCTCCTCTTGCAAACCCATATGGTGATCCCAGCTTGACTCAGCCCATCATGCCTCTGCATCAGCTGGTGGCTGAGATCCTGTTTGTGCGTACCAGTTATGTGAAGAAGATCATTGAGGATTGCAGTAACTCTGAGGAGACCATCAAACTGTTGCGCTTCTGCTGCTGGGAGAACCCGCAATTCTCCTCCACTGTGCTCAGTGAACTGCTGTGGCAG gttGCTTACTCCTACACGTATGAGCTAAGGCCTTACCTGGACTTGCTGCTACAGATCTTGCTTGTTGAAGACTCTTGGCAAACTCACAG GATCCACAATGTACTCAAGGGAATCCCAGATGATCGTGATGGTCTGTTTGACACCATCCAGCGCTCTAAAAATCACTACCAGAAGAGAGCTTACCAGTGCATCAAGTGCATGGTGGCTCTGTTCAGCAATTGCTCAGTTGCCTATCAGATTCTTCAG AGTAATGGAGACCTGAAGAGAAAGTGGACATGGGCCGTAGAGTGGCTTGGTGATGAGCTAGAGCGCAGGCCATATACTGGCAATGCCCAGTACACGTATAATAACTGGTCACCCCCTGTTCAGAGCAATGAGACCTCCAATGGCTACTTCCTGGAGCGTTCCCACAGTGCCCGCATGACTTTAGCCAAGGCCTGTGAGCTGTGCCCGGAGGAG TGTCACTTAACGAAGCACGAGGTGGTGTCTGAAGAGGACGCAGGCCGGAAGCTGTCCTCGCCACAGCAGCTTTTGCCAGGGGAAGTGACAGGCCAGCAGCAGCACACT GAGCAGGATGAGCAAGAGGCCCCTGATGACCAGGACTCCTCTCCACCAGAAGACACGTCTCTGTATCCACACTCTCCAGGGACACAGTATCAACAG CAAAACAACCTTCCCCACGGTCAGCCATATACTGGCCCGGCAGCACAGCATATGAACAATCCTCAACGTCCAGGTCCACGAGCACAAGAGAACTGGGAGCCCCCAGAAGAGGTGCCACCTGCCCAGACGAAAGAGTAG